Proteins co-encoded in one Streptomyces sp. NBC_01283 genomic window:
- a CDS encoding ABC transporter permease, which yields MSTPVATPPPQGRRMVAVAVLVSALVALALWAFAWPAARTAPRDLPLGVAGPAAATAPLKAQLEHREGAFEIHGYADEAAARDAIEDRAVYGAVVVTPKGMKLLTATAASPVVAQLLEQAVAGQAPAGTEVPTTDVVAAPAADPRGSAFAASMLPLVIAGVAAGAVVTMLGLRGVRAVASLTLAAAMAGVVAVAVAHSWLGILSGNWWAEAGVLGLSTLTVGAAVAGCAALLGPAGIGVGALTMVLLGNPFSGVTSAPRLLPEPVGFLGQLLPPGAGGTLLRSVSFFDGARITGPLVTLAVWALLGLTAVLLGVLRRPAAAARDEAPAAREAVPVA from the coding sequence ATGTCCACGCCCGTCGCCACTCCTCCCCCGCAGGGCCGCCGCATGGTGGCGGTGGCCGTCCTGGTCTCCGCCCTCGTGGCCCTCGCCCTGTGGGCCTTCGCCTGGCCCGCCGCCAGAACCGCCCCGCGCGACCTGCCCCTCGGCGTCGCGGGACCCGCCGCGGCGACGGCTCCCCTGAAGGCGCAGTTGGAGCACCGTGAGGGCGCGTTCGAGATTCACGGGTACGCCGATGAGGCTGCGGCCCGCGACGCGATCGAGGACCGGGCCGTGTACGGAGCGGTCGTCGTCACGCCGAAGGGAATGAAGCTGCTGACCGCGACGGCGGCGAGCCCGGTGGTCGCCCAGCTCCTGGAGCAAGCGGTGGCCGGTCAGGCCCCGGCGGGGACCGAGGTGCCGACCACCGATGTGGTGGCCGCACCCGCGGCCGACCCACGGGGCTCCGCATTCGCCGCGAGCATGCTGCCGCTGGTGATCGCGGGGGTAGCGGCCGGTGCGGTCGTGACGATGCTCGGCCTGCGCGGTGTCCGCGCGGTGGCCTCCCTCACGCTCGCCGCCGCGATGGCCGGCGTGGTGGCCGTCGCCGTGGCCCACAGCTGGCTGGGCATCCTGTCGGGCAACTGGTGGGCGGAAGCAGGGGTGTTGGGGCTCTCGACGCTCACGGTGGGCGCCGCCGTTGCCGGGTGTGCCGCACTCCTCGGCCCGGCGGGCATAGGGGTGGGCGCACTGACGATGGTGCTGCTCGGCAACCCGTTCTCCGGTGTGACGTCCGCGCCGCGGCTGCTGCCCGAACCGGTCGGATTCCTCGGCCAGTTGCTGCCGCCGGGCGCCGGAGGCACCCTGCTGCGCTCGGTCTCCTTCTTCGACGGCGCGCGCATCACGGGCCCGCTCGTCACCCTCGCCGTCTGGGCCCTGCTCGGACTGACGGCGGTACTGCTCGGGGTGCTCCGCCGGCCCGCCGCCGCGGCGCGCGACGAGGCTCCGGCGGCGAGGGAAGCGGTGCCGGTCGCCTGA
- a CDS encoding urease subunit gamma has protein sequence MQLTPHEQERLLIHVAADVAEKRRARGLLLNHPEAIALITSHILEGARDGRTVSELMSSGRKVLTRDDVMSGIPEMIHDVQVEATFPDGTKLVTVHDPIV, from the coding sequence GTGCAACTGACCCCGCACGAGCAGGAGAGACTGCTCATCCATGTGGCCGCGGACGTGGCCGAGAAGCGAAGGGCGCGGGGGCTGCTGCTCAACCACCCCGAGGCGATCGCGCTCATCACGTCCCACATTCTCGAAGGCGCCAGGGACGGCCGTACCGTCTCCGAACTCATGTCGTCGGGACGCAAGGTGCTCACCCGTGACGACGTCATGAGCGGCATCCCCGAGATGATCCACGACGTCCAGGTAGAGGCCACCTTCCCGGACGGCACCAAGCTCGTCACCGTCCACGACCCGATCGTCTGA
- a CDS encoding GvpL/GvpF family gas vesicle protein — translation MSGLRYVYAICRPFDAPLQAQVTGVDGGPPGQLSHHGLIAVVGTVPERDFAEEPLRRHLEDLDWLSATARAHQSVIDALTVVTTPLPLRLATVFRDDAGVRAMMEAREDSFRRTLDRLDGRVEWGVKIHADAEAARPAAEPEKAASGRDYLRQRRQRNRAHEEMWESAEKFAHQLHDTLCEHAEDARLHAPQNSALSKEAGRNVLNAAYLVPRSDSEAFVELVEGVKSQESGMRVEITGPWAAYSFAGLDAEGDAAAGEGGP, via the coding sequence ATGAGCGGACTGCGGTACGTCTACGCGATCTGCCGGCCCTTCGACGCGCCGCTCCAGGCGCAGGTGACCGGGGTGGACGGAGGTCCCCCCGGTCAGCTGTCGCACCACGGCCTGATCGCGGTGGTCGGCACCGTGCCGGAGCGGGACTTCGCCGAGGAGCCGCTCCGGCGCCACCTGGAGGATCTGGACTGGCTGAGCGCGACCGCTCGCGCTCACCAGTCCGTGATCGACGCGCTGACGGTGGTCACCACGCCGTTGCCGCTGCGGCTCGCCACCGTGTTCCGGGACGACGCGGGAGTGCGCGCGATGATGGAGGCACGGGAGGACTCCTTCAGGCGCACGCTCGACCGGCTCGACGGCCGCGTGGAATGGGGCGTGAAGATCCATGCCGACGCGGAGGCCGCCCGCCCGGCGGCCGAGCCGGAGAAGGCCGCGTCGGGCCGGGACTACCTGCGCCAGCGCCGACAGCGCAATCGGGCGCACGAAGAGATGTGGGAGAGCGCCGAGAAGTTCGCCCACCAGCTGCACGACACGCTCTGCGAGCACGCGGAGGACGCCCGGCTGCACGCGCCTCAGAACTCCGCGCTCTCCAAGGAAGCGGGCCGCAATGTCCTCAACGCGGCCTACCTGGTGCCGCGTTCGGACTCGGAGGCCTTCGTCGAGCTGGTGGAAGGCGTGAAGAGTCAGGAGTCCGGCATGCGCGTGGAGATCACGGGTCCGTGGGCCGCGTACTCCTTCGCCGGCCTCGACGCCGAAGGGGACGCCGCGGCGGGGGAGGGGGGACCGTGA
- a CDS encoding type 1 glutamine amidotransferase domain-containing protein, with product MRVAFLMAPEGVEQIELTDPWKAVTDAGGEPVLVSTEPGRVQAFDHLDKADTFPVDEVVGDVSADSFDGLVLPGGVANPDALRLDEGAVSFVRGFFDSGRPVAAICHAPWVLVEADVVSGRGLTSFPSLRTDIRNAGGTWVDEQVKVCHDGPNALITSRKPDDLKAFCEAFLTEFAKPTAS from the coding sequence ATGCGTGTCGCATTCCTGATGGCCCCCGAGGGCGTGGAGCAGATCGAACTCACCGACCCCTGGAAGGCGGTGACCGACGCGGGCGGCGAGCCGGTCCTGGTGTCGACGGAGCCGGGCCGCGTACAGGCCTTCGACCATCTCGACAAGGCCGACACCTTCCCCGTGGACGAGGTCGTCGGCGATGTGTCGGCCGATTCCTTCGACGGGCTCGTCCTGCCGGGCGGCGTGGCCAACCCGGACGCGCTGCGCCTGGACGAGGGGGCCGTCTCCTTCGTACGCGGCTTCTTCGACAGCGGCAGGCCGGTGGCCGCCATCTGCCATGCCCCGTGGGTCCTCGTCGAGGCGGACGTCGTCTCGGGCCGCGGACTCACGTCGTTCCCCAGCCTCCGTACGGATATCCGCAACGCGGGCGGCACCTGGGTCGACGAGCAGGTGAAGGTCTGTCACGACGGCCCCAACGCGCTGATCACCAGCCGCAAGCCGGACGACCTGAAGGCGTTCTGCGAGGCGTTCCTGACGGAGTTCGCGAAGCCGACCGCTTCCTGA
- a CDS encoding helix-turn-helix transcriptional regulator, with the protein MAAVPESHSGWTFLTNHARVLAAIAHDPATRIRDIAARCRLTERAVQKIVSDLEEGGYLSHTRQGRSNTYRIESGTILRHPAESGLAVAELLTLLAQHDDGRGEDARPLDSARESADRPL; encoded by the coding sequence ATGGCTGCAGTACCTGAATCACACAGCGGTTGGACATTCCTCACCAATCACGCCCGCGTGCTGGCCGCGATCGCCCACGACCCGGCCACTCGCATCCGGGACATCGCCGCTCGCTGCCGACTCACCGAGCGTGCCGTACAGAAGATCGTTTCCGACCTGGAGGAGGGCGGATACCTCTCCCACACGCGTCAAGGCCGCTCCAACACGTATCGCATCGAATCGGGGACCATCCTGCGTCACCCCGCCGAATCGGGGCTCGCCGTGGCGGAACTCCTCACGCTCCTCGCCCAGCACGACGACGGCCGGGGTGAGGATGCCCGGCCGTTGGATTCGGCGCGCGAATCCGCTGACCGACCCCTCTGA
- a CDS encoding gas vesicle protein, which yields MTMPSRMPEPYGQGGGANLADILERVLDKGVVIAGDIRINLLDIELLTIKLRLIVASVDKAKEMGIDWWEDDPALSTRARRDELTRENAELRAHVAELEQLDQGRTERGKVERGKTERSKPRQSKTEEST from the coding sequence ATGACGATGCCCAGCCGGATGCCCGAACCGTACGGGCAGGGCGGCGGTGCGAACCTCGCCGACATCCTGGAGCGCGTGCTCGACAAGGGTGTCGTGATCGCCGGGGACATCCGGATCAACCTGCTCGACATCGAACTGCTGACCATCAAGCTGCGGCTCATCGTCGCCTCCGTCGACAAGGCGAAGGAGATGGGGATCGACTGGTGGGAGGACGATCCCGCGCTGTCCACCCGTGCGCGTCGCGACGAACTCACCCGTGAGAACGCCGAGTTGCGTGCCCATGTCGCCGAACTGGAGCAGCTGGACCAGGGCAGGACGGAGCGCGGCAAGGTGGAGCGGGGCAAGACCGAGCGGAGCAAGCCCCGGCAGAGCAAGACGGAGGAAAGCACATGA
- a CDS encoding type II toxin-antitoxin system Phd/YefM family antitoxin: protein MAYEIPVTQARAELADLINRVVYGGERVVVTRHGKPLVALVSAADLERLEASGVADDEQVVSSVSSLGSASSSSSGAGERQRFGIAAEHRGPNTK, encoded by the coding sequence ATGGCCTACGAGATTCCGGTGACGCAAGCCCGAGCAGAGCTCGCCGACCTGATCAACCGCGTCGTGTACGGCGGTGAGCGGGTGGTCGTCACCCGTCATGGCAAGCCACTCGTGGCCCTCGTCTCCGCCGCAGACCTGGAACGCCTCGAGGCGTCGGGGGTGGCGGACGACGAGCAGGTGGTCAGTTCCGTCTCATCGCTCGGCTCCGCGTCGTCCTCGTCGTCCGGCGCCGGTGAGCGGCAGCGGTTCGGCATCGCCGCCGAGCACCGCGGACCCAACACGAAGTAG
- a CDS encoding urease subunit beta — MSSAHPVIPGEILFADEPVAYNVGREVTALTVLNAADRPVQVGSHYHFAEANPGLDFDRAAARGKRLNIAAGTAVRFEPGIPVDVELVPLAGLRIVPGLRGETGGPLDA, encoded by the coding sequence ATGAGTTCCGCGCATCCCGTCATCCCGGGCGAGATCCTCTTCGCCGACGAGCCCGTGGCCTACAACGTAGGCCGCGAGGTCACCGCCCTCACCGTCCTCAACGCCGCCGACCGCCCCGTCCAGGTCGGCTCCCACTACCACTTCGCCGAGGCCAACCCCGGTCTCGACTTCGACCGTGCCGCCGCGCGCGGCAAGCGGCTCAACATCGCCGCCGGCACCGCCGTGCGCTTCGAGCCCGGAATTCCCGTCGACGTCGAACTCGTCCCCCTGGCCGGTCTGCGGATCGTGCCCGGTCTGCGCGGCGAGACCGGAGGTCCCCTCGATGCCTGA
- a CDS encoding TetR/AcrR family transcriptional regulator, giving the protein MARVSQEHLDARRRQILDGAALCFARNGFHATSMQDVLKEVGLSAGAVYRYFSGKEELIGAIVGEVLEWIQATFEAAAEETPPPPPDVLVGRALTQVLGRKTGVHEGESSYLPRLIVQVWAETLRNEELAAVMRQGYAKVRVAWVKIVEGYRAAGMMRDDIPADHVARVMIGAAQGFVAQLALFDEVPVEALQDGLRGLMSMGRPS; this is encoded by the coding sequence ATGGCCCGCGTATCCCAGGAGCACCTAGACGCACGCCGCCGCCAGATCCTCGACGGCGCCGCCCTCTGTTTCGCCCGCAACGGCTTCCACGCCACGTCGATGCAGGACGTACTCAAGGAGGTCGGACTCTCGGCCGGGGCGGTCTACCGCTACTTCAGCGGCAAGGAGGAGCTGATCGGGGCGATCGTCGGCGAGGTCCTCGAATGGATCCAGGCGACCTTCGAGGCGGCGGCCGAGGAGACCCCGCCGCCTCCGCCGGACGTGCTCGTCGGCCGGGCGCTGACCCAGGTGCTCGGCCGTAAGACCGGCGTCCACGAGGGGGAGTCCTCGTACCTTCCGCGTCTGATCGTCCAGGTGTGGGCGGAGACCCTGCGCAACGAAGAGCTCGCGGCCGTGATGCGCCAGGGGTACGCCAAGGTGCGGGTGGCCTGGGTGAAGATCGTCGAGGGGTATCGGGCGGCGGGCATGATGCGGGACGACATCCCGGCCGACCATGTCGCGCGGGTGATGATCGGCGCGGCCCAGGGATTCGTCGCGCAGCTCGCACTGTTCGACGAGGTTCCGGTCGAGGCGCTGCAGGACGGTCTGCGCGGTCTGATGAGTATGGGTCGGCCCAGCTGA
- a CDS encoding ANTAR domain-containing protein: protein MTERVLLTRLAEVREATRATPSRAPDGPDRPLPPITPVLTGDLVTVPDADVEQDPRVELGQLRRAMETRPVIDMARGVLMASFGLSADDAWSVLVSLSQNTNTKLHLVADEVVGAVTGGKIPKPFRRQLAATIDGLRTSPTAARTGEE from the coding sequence ATGACAGAACGTGTGCTTCTCACGCGGCTCGCGGAGGTCCGCGAAGCCACCCGCGCCACCCCCTCCCGCGCGCCGGACGGGCCGGATCGGCCGCTGCCGCCGATCACACCGGTCCTCACCGGTGACCTGGTGACCGTGCCGGACGCCGACGTCGAGCAGGACCCCCGCGTCGAACTCGGCCAGCTGCGGCGGGCCATGGAGACGCGCCCCGTCATCGACATGGCGCGCGGCGTCCTGATGGCGTCCTTCGGCCTGAGCGCCGACGACGCGTGGAGCGTGCTGGTCTCGCTCTCCCAGAACACGAACACCAAGCTGCACCTCGTGGCGGACGAGGTGGTCGGCGCCGTCACGGGAGGCAAGATCCCGAAGCCGTTCCGCCGGCAACTGGCCGCGACGATCGACGGGCTCCGAACATCACCGACAGCGGCCCGCACCGGCGAGGAATGA
- a CDS encoding gas vesicle protein K — protein sequence MSEEEREREQLRKHSRTTGKNRLELEPDTVERDLIKLVLTVVELLRQLMERQAVRRFDTGELDEDQEERIGLTLMLLDDRMAELRERYGLRPEDLNLDLGPLGPLLPRD from the coding sequence GTGAGCGAAGAGGAGCGGGAGCGGGAGCAGCTGCGGAAGCACTCCCGGACGACGGGGAAGAACCGGCTGGAACTCGAACCGGACACGGTGGAACGCGACCTGATCAAGCTTGTCCTGACCGTCGTGGAGCTGCTGCGCCAGCTCATGGAGCGGCAGGCCGTGCGCCGGTTCGACACCGGAGAGCTGGACGAGGACCAGGAGGAGCGCATCGGCCTCACGCTGATGCTGCTCGACGACCGCATGGCCGAGCTGCGCGAACGCTACGGCCTGCGGCCCGAGGACCTGAATCTGGACCTCGGGCCGCTGGGGCCGCTGCTTCCGAGGGACTAG
- a CDS encoding aminotransferase class I/II-fold pyridoxal phosphate-dependent enzyme, with the protein MTVDHARAPVLEALADHRSKGRVAFTPPGHKQARGADPLVREVLGDAVFHGDLLASGSLDDRLGRGRVLERAEQLMADAVHASYTFFSTCGSSLSVKAAMLSAAGPHEKLLIGRDAHKSVVSALILSGIRPVWVDPSWDPERHLAHPPTAEAFAEAFAAHPDAKGALVTSPTPYGSCADLRGIAEECHRHSRPLIVDEAWGAHLPFHPDLPSWAMDAGADVCVTSIHKMGSGLEQGSVFHLQGDLMDPTVLKSRADLFGTTSPSVLIYAGLDGWRRQMALHGKELMGAALDLAADVRAAIEEIPGLHVNDSDDFCGPAADFDPLPVVIDVSGLGTSGFRAADWLREHRSVEAHLADHRRISTQLTHADDRETTDELLAALRDLAQAAPGLRPAPAVDVPSPTALRLSQDHLPRDAYFGPTVDVPVAEAAGRVAAEMLTPYPPGIPAALPGERLTEPVLRYLRTGKAAGMNLPDAADPGLDTVRVVRDQAP; encoded by the coding sequence ATGACCGTCGATCACGCCCGAGCCCCCGTACTCGAAGCCCTGGCGGACCACCGCAGCAAGGGCCGCGTCGCTTTCACCCCACCGGGCCACAAACAGGCCCGGGGAGCCGATCCACTGGTGCGGGAGGTGCTTGGCGACGCCGTCTTCCACGGCGATCTCCTCGCCTCCGGGAGCCTCGACGACCGTCTCGGCCGTGGCCGGGTCCTGGAACGGGCCGAGCAGCTGATGGCCGACGCGGTGCACGCGTCGTACACCTTCTTCTCGACGTGCGGCAGTTCCCTGTCGGTCAAGGCAGCGATGCTCTCGGCCGCGGGGCCGCACGAGAAGCTGCTCATCGGACGCGACGCCCACAAGTCCGTCGTATCGGCCCTGATCCTCTCCGGCATCCGCCCGGTCTGGGTCGACCCTTCCTGGGATCCCGAACGGCACCTGGCGCACCCGCCCACGGCCGAAGCCTTCGCCGAGGCGTTCGCCGCCCATCCGGACGCGAAGGGTGCCCTGGTCACCAGCCCCACCCCGTACGGGAGCTGCGCCGACCTGCGCGGCATCGCGGAGGAATGCCACCGGCACTCCCGTCCGCTGATCGTGGACGAGGCCTGGGGCGCACACCTCCCCTTCCACCCCGACCTGCCGTCCTGGGCGATGGACGCGGGCGCCGACGTCTGTGTGACCAGCATCCACAAGATGGGCAGCGGCCTGGAGCAGGGGTCCGTCTTCCACCTCCAGGGCGACCTGATGGATCCGACGGTGCTGAAGTCCAGGGCGGATCTGTTCGGCACCACCAGCCCGTCCGTGCTCATCTACGCCGGGCTCGACGGCTGGCGCCGCCAGATGGCTCTGCACGGCAAGGAACTCATGGGAGCCGCCCTCGATCTGGCAGCAGACGTCCGGGCGGCGATCGAGGAGATCCCCGGACTGCACGTGAACGACAGCGACGATTTCTGCGGGCCCGCGGCCGACTTCGATCCGCTGCCGGTCGTCATCGACGTGAGCGGACTGGGAACCTCCGGCTTCCGGGCGGCGGACTGGCTGCGCGAGCACCGCTCGGTCGAGGCGCACCTGGCCGATCACCGCCGCATCAGCACCCAGCTCACCCACGCGGATGACCGGGAGACGACGGACGAGCTCCTGGCCGCGCTGCGGGACCTGGCCCAGGCCGCTCCAGGACTGCGTCCGGCACCGGCCGTGGATGTCCCCTCCCCCACCGCCCTGCGTCTTTCCCAGGACCATCTGCCCCGTGACGCCTACTTCGGGCCCACCGTCGACGTTCCGGTGGCCGAGGCGGCGGGACGCGTGGCCGCCGAGATGCTGACGCCGTATCCGCCCGGAATTCCCGCGGCGCTCCCCGGTGAACGTCTCACCGAGCCGGTGCTGCGCTATCTGCGTACCGGCAAGGCGGCCGGGATGAACCTGCCTGACGCCGCGGATCCCGGTCTCGACACCGTGCGGGTCGTCCGGGACCAGGCCCCCTGA
- a CDS encoding Ppx/GppA family phosphatase, translating into MRMSVMDVGSNAVRLVVVDAEDGVPLPVHTAKWKVRLSEEVGPCGVIPEESVGQLATAVAAAAGTARRWGAAEPLAFATTVVRSAPNRVDVLRTIGEETGVRLCTLPGEVEAELTFLGARQWMGWRAGPLAMFDIGGGSLEVAFGRGRLPDYVASLPLGARRLTREFFDGEDLPTEQSVKALRRKVRHQLRDVAARIRWEGPRTAVATSRTFQQLARLGGAAPGRHGPFMERQLSRADLRRCRDRLAALPASERATLPGVSAPRAAQSLAGAIVGHTAMKLTDVKTVTLCPWAIREGVLLRHMEDGGEWWAEVSGREAAAPAVQPVPLRIAALQH; encoded by the coding sequence ATGCGGATGAGTGTGATGGATGTGGGTTCGAATGCGGTCCGGCTGGTCGTCGTGGACGCTGAGGACGGTGTGCCGTTGCCGGTCCACACCGCCAAGTGGAAGGTGAGGCTCTCCGAGGAGGTCGGGCCGTGCGGGGTGATTCCCGAGGAATCGGTGGGGCAGCTCGCCACGGCGGTCGCCGCGGCTGCCGGGACCGCCCGAAGATGGGGCGCGGCGGAGCCGCTCGCCTTCGCCACGACGGTGGTGCGCAGTGCGCCCAACCGGGTGGACGTGCTGCGGACGATCGGCGAGGAGACCGGCGTACGGCTGTGCACGCTGCCCGGAGAGGTGGAGGCCGAACTCACCTTCCTGGGCGCCCGTCAGTGGATGGGCTGGCGGGCCGGGCCGCTGGCCATGTTCGACATCGGCGGCGGCTCTCTGGAGGTGGCCTTCGGGCGCGGGCGGCTCCCGGACTACGTGGCATCGCTGCCCCTCGGCGCGCGCCGTCTCACCCGGGAGTTCTTCGACGGTGAGGACCTGCCGACCGAGCAGAGCGTGAAGGCGCTGCGGCGCAAGGTGCGTCACCAGTTGCGTGACGTCGCCGCGCGGATCCGCTGGGAGGGGCCCCGCACCGCCGTGGCGACCTCCCGGACGTTCCAGCAACTGGCGCGGCTCGGGGGCGCCGCCCCGGGCCGCCATGGACCCTTCATGGAAAGGCAGTTGAGCCGGGCCGACCTGCGCCGCTGCCGTGACCGGCTCGCCGCGCTGCCGGCGTCCGAGCGGGCCACGCTGCCGGGGGTCTCGGCGCCGCGGGCCGCGCAGAGCCTGGCCGGGGCGATCGTGGGGCATACGGCGATGAAGCTGACGGACGTCAAGACGGTCACCCTGTGCCCTTGGGCCATCCGTGAGGGTGTACTCCTGCGCCACATGGAGGACGGCGGGGAGTGGTGGGCTGAGGTCAGCGGAAGGGAGGCCGCGGCGCCCGCGGTCCAGCCGGTTCCGCTGCGGATCGCGGCGCTGCAGCACTGA
- a CDS encoding gas vesicle protein, with protein MTVFERREVALVDLLDRLLAGGVVITGDLTLRIADVDLVRIDLNALISSVNEQVPSPFEELL; from the coding sequence GTGACCGTCTTCGAACGCCGGGAGGTCGCTCTCGTCGACCTGCTCGACCGGTTGCTCGCGGGTGGGGTCGTCATCACCGGCGACCTCACCCTGCGCATCGCGGACGTCGATCTCGTCCGCATCGACCTGAACGCACTCATCAGCTCGGTGAACGAGCAAGTCCCCTCACCCTTCGAGGAGTTGCTGTGA